One window of Campylobacter avium LMG 24591 genomic DNA carries:
- a CDS encoding type II toxin-antitoxin system Phd/YefM family antitoxin — protein sequence MTFNKDEIYTATDVVRNFSTMLDKVDKEGKIVILKNNKFQAVMLSMNEYERLINAVNLLELIHSKQKV from the coding sequence ATGACCTTTAATAAAGATGAAATTTACACCGCTACAGATGTTGTTAGAAATTTTAGCACCATGCTTGATAAGGTAGATAAAGAAGGTAAGATAGTGATACTAAAAAATAACAAATTTCAAGCAGTGATGCTAAGCATGAATGAATACGAAAGACTAATAAATGCCGTAAATTTACTAGAACTCATACATAGCAAACAAAAGGTTTAA
- a CDS encoding alpha/beta fold hydrolase, giving the protein MAIFEVNFENESYDLAYEVLNLEKEKILLILHGWGANKELMKQAFAKNFKEYKHIYVDLFGFGKSSIKKDLDSFEHAKLLAKFISEKNYKIDTIMGHSFGGKISALLCKELDIKNLILLSSAGIKWEKSFKIKAKIALFKAFKFLGFSKLRKYFVSKDVKGMSELMYKTFKRVVDEDFSEIFASLKTNALIFWGEDDSATPLKSGEKIHSLIKDSKFYSLKGDHFFFLKEAKSIDEFCKKELK; this is encoded by the coding sequence ATGGCTATTTTTGAAGTGAATTTTGAAAATGAAAGCTATGATTTAGCATATGAGGTTCTAAATTTAGAAAAAGAAAAAATCCTACTCATACTACACGGCTGGGGAGCTAATAAAGAACTTATGAAACAAGCCTTTGCTAAGAACTTTAAAGAATATAAGCATATTTATGTAGATTTGTTTGGCTTTGGAAAATCAAGTATAAAAAAGGACCTAGATAGCTTTGAGCATGCAAAGCTTTTAGCCAAATTCATAAGTGAGAAAAATTACAAAATTGATACCATAATGGGACATTCTTTTGGGGGTAAAATTTCGGCTCTGCTTTGTAAAGAACTTGACATAAAAAATCTCATACTTTTATCTAGTGCCGGTATAAAATGGGAAAAAAGCTTTAAAATTAAAGCTAAAATAGCACTTTTTAAGGCTTTTAAATTTCTAGGTTTTAGCAAACTTAGAAAGTATTTTGTCTCAAAAGATGTAAAAGGTATGAGTGAGCTTATGTATAAGACTTTTAAGAGGGTTGTGGATGAGGATTTTAGCGAAATTTTTGCCTCTTTAAAAACAAATGCTTTGATATTTTGGGGCGAAGATGATAGCGCAACTCCTTTAAAAAGCGGAGAAAAAATCCACTCTCTTATAAAAGATAGTAAATTTTATAGTCTAAAAGGAGATCATTTTTTCTTTTTAAAAGAGGCTAAAAGTATAGACGAATTTTGTAAAAAAGAGCTAAAATGA
- a CDS encoding Mur ligase family protein — protein MNYEYIGLTTAIFALSFALSFYLITALQWYSYKIERICFHFSKPLWHFYFLLLPSLVFAYSYKLFLLLFLPFCLILFIWHKKLDKKLVFTKKVKLFFVFNGLFVLFFALIIKDVDYRFSILAPFLALFILKIYSFFEARYFYKKAKKKISSMKELQIILITASYGKTSIKNFLYDLLKDDFLAYKTPRSVNTLMGIVQDINENLSSDSEIYIAEAGARKKGDILEITKLLNPQLCIVGEIGSSHLEYFKNKENIRKTKLEALSSKRLQKAFLHSSTKESEDEKKLIYDTRIKEVKASLDGLCFKMSLDEKECEFKASLLGEFNAYNLCACIICARYLGLSVDEIQKRLKNVKQVEHRLQIISKEPKFIIDDGFNGNFSGMSKSYELCKNYEGRRVLVSPGIMEVNDEENIKLAKIINKCFDLAIITSHKNAELFNKELSIEKIILKDKNELVDTLAKVTQNGDLVLFSNDAPNFM, from the coding sequence ATGAATTACGAATACATCGGCTTAACAACAGCCATCTTTGCACTTTCTTTTGCCTTATCTTTTTATCTTATAACTGCCTTGCAGTGGTATTCATACAAGATAGAAAGAATTTGCTTTCATTTTTCAAAACCCCTGTGGCATTTTTATTTTTTACTCTTGCCAAGCCTAGTTTTTGCATACTCTTACAAGCTTTTTTTGCTCTTATTTTTGCCCTTTTGTTTAATACTTTTTATCTGGCATAAAAAGCTTGATAAAAAGCTGGTTTTTACAAAAAAGGTTAAGCTTTTTTTTGTATTTAACGGCCTTTTTGTTTTATTTTTTGCCCTTATCATAAAGGATGTGGATTATAGATTTTCTATCTTAGCTCCTTTTTTAGCACTTTTTATCTTAAAAATTTATTCTTTCTTTGAGGCTAGATATTTTTACAAAAAGGCTAAAAAAAAGATTAGCTCTATGAAGGAACTACAAATCATCCTAATCACCGCAAGTTATGGAAAAACCAGCATTAAAAATTTTTTATACGATCTTTTAAAGGATGATTTTTTAGCCTATAAAACTCCAAGAAGCGTAAATACCCTTATGGGTATAGTTCAGGATATAAATGAAAATTTAAGCTCTGATAGCGAAATTTACATAGCCGAAGCAGGAGCTAGAAAAAAGGGAGATATACTAGAAATAACTAAGCTTTTAAATCCTCAGCTTTGCATAGTGGGCGAGATAGGAAGCTCACATTTAGAATACTTTAAAAACAAGGAAAATATAAGAAAAACAAAGCTTGAAGCACTTAGCTCAAAAAGACTTCAAAAGGCTTTCTTACACAGTAGCACAAAAGAAAGCGAAGATGAGAAAAAGCTCATATATGATACTAGGATAAAAGAAGTAAAAGCCTCACTTGATGGACTTTGCTTTAAGATGAGCTTAGATGAAAAAGAGTGTGAGTTTAAAGCCTCTTTGCTTGGAGAATTTAATGCTTACAATCTTTGTGCTTGCATAATTTGCGCTAGGTATTTAGGGCTTAGTGTGGATGAAATTCAAAAAAGATTAAAAAATGTAAAGCAAGTAGAACACAGACTACAAATCATCTCAAAAGAGCCAAAATTTATAATAGATGATGGCTTTAATGGAAATTTTTCCGGTATGAGTAAAAGTTACGAGCTTTGCAAAAATTATGAGGGACGCAGGGTTTTAGTAAGTCCGGGCATAATGGAAGTAAATGATGAGGAAAATATAAAACTAGCAAAAATCATAAATAAATGTTTTGATTTAGCCATCATCACAAGCCATAAAAATGCCGAGCTTTTTAATAAAGAATTAAGCATAGAAAAAATCATACTAAAAGATAAAAATGAGTTAGTCGATACACTTGCTAAGGTAACGCAAAATGGGGATTTGGTGCTTTTTTCAAATGACGCACCAAATTTTATGTAG
- the pstB gene encoding phosphate ABC transporter ATP-binding protein PstB, protein MVAKVVNLNLFYGKKQALFDINMQIAKNKITALIGASGCGKSTFLRCFNRMNDKIAKISGLVEVGGKDVRSQDVVVLRKRVGMVFQQPNVFVKSIYENIAYAPRLHHMIKSKDEERALVESCLTKVGLFEEVKDKLKTNAMALSGGQQQRLCIARALAINPSLLLLDEPTSALDPISSGVIEELLKELSHNLSMIMVTHNMQQGKRVADYTAFFHLGELVEFNESKEFFENPKEEKTKAYLSGAFG, encoded by the coding sequence GTGGTAGCAAAAGTAGTAAATTTAAACCTTTTTTACGGCAAAAAACAAGCTTTATTTGATATAAATATGCAAATAGCTAAGAATAAAATTACGGCACTAATAGGTGCTTCTGGTTGTGGTAAATCCACTTTTCTTCGTTGTTTTAATAGAATGAATGATAAGATAGCAAAGATTAGCGGACTTGTAGAAGTCGGCGGCAAAGATGTTCGTTCTCAAGATGTTGTTGTGCTGAGAAAGAGGGTTGGTATGGTTTTTCAGCAACCAAATGTATTTGTTAAAAGTATTTATGAAAACATAGCTTATGCCCCTAGATTACATCATATGATAAAAAGCAAAGATGAGGAAAGAGCTTTAGTTGAATCTTGTCTTACTAAGGTTGGTTTATTTGAGGAAGTAAAAGATAAGCTTAAAACAAATGCCATGGCATTATCTGGAGGTCAGCAACAAAGACTTTGTATAGCTAGAGCTTTGGCTATAAATCCAAGCCTATTGTTACTTGATGAACCAACTTCAGCACTTGATCCTATCTCATCTGGCGTTATTGAAGAGCTTTTAAAGGAGCTTAGCCATAATCTTTCTATGATAATGGTAACTCATAATATGCAGCAAGGAAAACGTGTGGCTGATTACACAGCCTTTTTTCACTTAGGAGAATTAGTTGAATTTAATGAAAGCAAGGAATTTTTTGAAAATCCAAAGGAAGAAAAAACAAAAGCTTACTTAAGCGGTGCTTTTGGTTAA
- the pstA gene encoding phosphate ABC transporter permease PstA, translating into MKIFLKQRKKSSKRFKLFCKTGLYINMVFLIIFLGSITYLAFPAFSQTYVLIKEDSNDSVKNLLSRTERRVLRTEQNLTFPRWMLANSEVDQFVKNKFNRLEEWDRYLVFRLMQENEVKRKFNISFFANGDSKVAPENSGILASVVGTLLCMIVCMVVAVPIGVATAIYLEEFAKQNLLTHTIEVCINNLAGIPSIIFGLLGLGLFINFFGMPRSSALVGGLTLAIMSLPIIIVSTKAALKSVDVSMKNAAEALGFTKWQMVKGIILPLAMPMILTGSILALAQAIGETAPLMIIGMIAFIPDVAASLSEPTTVLPALIYNWASMPERAFLERAAAGILVLLALLVVLNLSAILLRKYFQGKHSW; encoded by the coding sequence ATGAAAATATTTTTAAAGCAACGCAAGAAATCATCTAAGAGATTTAAACTGTTTTGCAAAACAGGGCTTTATATAAATATGGTATTTTTGATAATATTTTTAGGAAGTATCACTTATCTTGCATTTCCAGCATTTAGTCAGACTTATGTTTTAATTAAAGAAGATAGCAATGATTCTGTTAAAAATTTATTATCAAGAACAGAAAGAAGAGTTTTAAGAACTGAGCAAAATTTAACTTTTCCAAGATGGATGCTTGCAAATTCTGAAGTTGATCAATTTGTTAAAAATAAATTTAACCGTCTTGAAGAATGGGATAGGTATCTAGTTTTTAGACTTATGCAAGAAAATGAGGTAAAAAGGAAATTTAATATATCTTTTTTTGCTAATGGAGATTCTAAGGTAGCACCCGAAAATTCTGGTATTTTAGCTTCCGTTGTAGGAACCTTGCTTTGTATGATTGTGTGTATGGTAGTAGCTGTGCCAATAGGTGTTGCTACGGCTATTTATTTAGAGGAATTTGCTAAACAAAATTTACTAACTCATACCATAGAGGTTTGCATAAATAATTTAGCAGGAATTCCTAGTATAATTTTCGGACTTTTAGGACTTGGTCTTTTTATAAATTTTTTTGGTATGCCACGTTCCTCTGCTCTTGTCGGCGGTCTTACCTTAGCGATAATGTCTCTTCCTATTATAATAGTATCTACAAAAGCAGCTTTAAAAAGTGTAGATGTGAGTATGAAAAATGCAGCCGAGGCACTAGGTTTTACAAAATGGCAAATGGTAAAAGGTATCATTTTGCCACTTGCTATGCCTATGATACTTACTGGTTCTATCTTAGCACTAGCCCAAGCCATAGGAGAAACAGCTCCTTTGATGATCATAGGAATGATAGCCTTTATACCAGATGTGGCAGCTTCTTTGAGTGAGCCAACAACGGTTTTACCTGCCTTGATTTATAATTGGGCTTCTATGCCAGAGAGGGCTTTTTTAGAAAGGGCTGCAGCCGGAATTTTAGTTCTTTTGGCTCTTTTAGTTGTGCTTAATTTGAGTGCTATATTGTTAAGAAAATACTTTCAAGGAAAACATTCGTGGTAG
- the pstC gene encoding phosphate ABC transporter permease subunit PstC, with translation MIREKLIKFSLFLCALVSVVVSFAIMLTVLIEALKFFQKESIFTFLFSTQWAADQAFVSIDGTTGHGVFGAASLFWGTFYISVIAMITALPLGVMCAIYLGCFAGKKSKNYLKPVLEVIAGIPTVVFGFFAVIVIAPFIVMFFSALGISASYESALGAGFIMGIMIVPIVASLSQDCIEAVNAKRINAAYALGMTRKEVVFAVILPEAMPGIIAACLLALSRALGETMIVVMAASLRPNMSFNFLEDMTTVTVHIVQALQGDQAFDSSLALSAFSLGLSLFIITLIINMISVYLINKFHKGKSL, from the coding sequence TTGATAAGAGAAAAGCTTATAAAATTTAGCCTTTTTTTATGTGCCTTAGTAAGCGTAGTGGTAAGCTTTGCCATTATGCTTACTGTGCTTATAGAAGCTCTTAAGTTTTTTCAAAAAGAAAGCATTTTTACCTTTTTATTTTCCACTCAGTGGGCTGCAGATCAAGCCTTTGTTTCCATAGACGGAACGACAGGACACGGGGTTTTTGGGGCTGCTTCTTTGTTTTGGGGCACCTTTTATATCTCTGTTATAGCTATGATAACAGCTCTTCCTTTAGGTGTTATGTGTGCTATTTATCTTGGTTGCTTTGCTGGTAAAAAGTCCAAAAATTACTTAAAACCTGTTTTAGAAGTTATCGCTGGAATTCCAACCGTTGTTTTTGGATTTTTTGCTGTTATAGTTATAGCCCCTTTTATAGTTATGTTTTTTTCAGCTCTTGGCATAAGTGCTAGTTATGAAAGTGCCTTAGGAGCCGGTTTTATAATGGGTATAATGATAGTGCCTATAGTTGCGTCTTTGTCTCAAGACTGTATCGAGGCTGTTAATGCAAAAAGGATAAATGCGGCGTATGCACTTGGTATGACTAGAAAAGAAGTTGTCTTCGCTGTTATCTTGCCAGAGGCTATGCCAGGCATTATAGCTGCTTGTTTGTTAGCTCTTTCAAGAGCCTTAGGAGAGACTATGATAGTTGTTATGGCTGCTTCTTTAAGGCCTAATATGAGCTTTAATTTTCTTGAAGATATGACAACAGTTACCGTGCATATAGTCCAAGCCTTGCAAGGCGATCAAGCCTTTGATAGTTCTTTAGCCTTGAGTGCTTTTTCTCTCGGGCTTTCTTTATTTATCATAACTCTTATTATAAATATGATAAGCGTTTATTTAATTAATAAATTTCATAAAGGAAAAAGTTTATGA
- a CDS encoding substrate-binding domain-containing protein yields MRKAIFLSLSAFSLMFANELKIAGSSTVYPFTSFVAEEYAAVKNTRTPVVESIGTGGGFKVFCENKIDVANASRAIKPSEFDVCKKNGVKDVLGVMIGYDGIVLAQNKSNIPLNVTMKQLFLALAKDIPQNGKLIPNPYKNWNEIDPSLPKRKISIYGPPSSSGTRDTIEELLLVKQSKNFKEYGKESGKYKTIRQDGVYIPSGENDNLIVTKLVADKDAVGLFGYGFLASNKDKISAAKIDNIEANEKNISEGKYSLARSLYIYVNAKNTAAIDFAKLYMSDDLSSNKGELSKIGLVPLNADELKKTQQHIDKAGLLNDELVKAGKVF; encoded by the coding sequence ATGAGAAAAGCAATTTTCTTATCTTTAAGTGCTTTTTCTTTAATGTTTGCAAATGAGCTTAAAATAGCTGGTTCATCTACGGTTTATCCATTTACTAGTTTTGTAGCAGAAGAATATGCAGCTGTGAAAAATACTAGAACGCCAGTGGTTGAAAGTATAGGAACCGGCGGCGGATTTAAAGTTTTTTGTGAAAATAAAATAGATGTTGCAAATGCTTCAAGGGCTATTAAGCCAAGCGAATTTGATGTTTGTAAAAAAAATGGGGTTAAAGATGTCTTAGGTGTTATGATAGGTTACGATGGCATAGTTTTAGCTCAAAATAAAAGCAACATACCTCTAAATGTTACTATGAAACAACTTTTTTTAGCTCTTGCTAAGGATATTCCTCAAAATGGAAAATTAATCCCAAATCCTTATAAAAACTGGAATGAAATCGACCCTTCTTTACCAAAAAGAAAAATTTCAATTTATGGACCACCTTCAAGCTCAGGGACAAGAGATACTATAGAGGAACTTTTGCTTGTAAAGCAGTCTAAGAATTTCAAAGAATACGGAAAAGAATCTGGAAAATATAAAACCATAAGACAAGATGGTGTTTATATACCAAGTGGAGAAAATGATAATTTAATAGTAACTAAGCTTGTGGCTGATAAAGATGCTGTAGGGCTTTTTGGCTACGGCTTTTTAGCTTCAAATAAGGACAAAATTTCAGCCGCAAAGATAGATAATATAGAAGCTAATGAGAAAAATATTTCAGAAGGAAAATATTCTCTTGCGAGATCATTATATATATATGTGAATGCTAAAAATACTGCCGCTATTGATTTTGCCAAGCTTTATATGAGCGATGATTTATCATCAAATAAGGGTGAGTTATCAAAGATAGGTTTGGTTCCTTTGAATGCTGATGAGCTTAAAAAAACACAGCAGCACATAGATAAAGCCGGGCTTTTAAATGATGAGCTAGTAAAGGCAGGAAAAGTCTTTTGA
- a CDS encoding type ISP restriction/modification enzyme, which yields MNALESIGEPLFLDMANKVLIIEKPSYKESEQRLFVNESLYFDKVSKEVWAYKIGGYQVLDKYLKSHKGEEIDYEHFQKIIQSLTKSLELENEISNISFIS from the coding sequence ATGAATGCTTTAGAATCCATCGGTGAGCCGCTGTTTTTAGATATGGCAAATAAGGTTTTAATCATTGAAAAGCCAAGTTACAAAGAGAGTGAGCAAAGGCTTTTTGTCAATGAATCTTTATATTTTGATAAGGTAAGCAAAGAGGTATGGGCGTATAAGATAGGGGGCTATCAAGTCTTAGATAAATACCTAAAGAGCCATAAGGGAGAGGAGATTGACTATGAACACTTTCAAAAGATAATCCAAAGTCTTACAAAAAGCCTAGAGCTAGAAAATGAAATTTCAAATATAAGTTTTATTAGCTAA
- a CDS encoding type ISP restriction/modification enzyme, with amino-acid sequence MLEILKNYIKNIQNLSFDDNEYSYNNSFHSFIKESSLKFSKKLSLSEQKRHKSILIPDYTIYKDTLISGLIELKAVSKDIKDIEKFFKDAKAKEQIFKYFELCKNILLSDYLNFHLLSLDEKNNLRVLLSINLCELTNLKNIAKSLKQKEDSSSFFKEYDLKQKAREFEDLFEIFFNKEPSSINSASDFANALAIRTKMLKEKLSQNTNNNEIIQIYKTFNDILYKGILDDDKFADSFAQVITYGLFLARLNIDEKIELDNAKRFIPKNFPLIKSMLSFLDSEKLDELDMDIKYIIKDIINIINHIDIGSLVRELNKISQKDLYGEYIHKDPYIHFYESFLSKYDKDLRKLRGVYYTPTPVVKFIVDSIDLSLKKHLNQEKGLVTALDSEKITLLDFATGTGTFLLEAFRKVYDGVKDEIPSSKSPKFDDFKRYFKKIVKNFKGFELLIAPYVIAHLKISQVFKDEFNFALENTDKKEYEILNIKLTNTLHFDDDKNKHQNIFSQMSILKELSNEFLEAQNVKEKEILIITGNPPYSGASSNKGLYEKEVQVAYKNPMETPNNPTAILKNNKIEKEKNPKWLLDDYVKFIRFAESKIESQEGGIFAFISNNSFLDNPTFRGMRYHLMQSFDTLYILDLHGNTRKKELSPDGSKDENVFDIMQGVSINIFMKNRNSPLGNHTESKEPSCQIYHYDLYGKRKDKYNFLYENSLDSIPWNRLNPKPPFFLFIPQNESLREEYDKGISVKDMFRISSVGVVTGKDSVFIANDMQTLKEQIINYCNEFDEELAQDIAYRPFDIRKIYYDVAKIARARKEVMEHFLQDSMSLQGEAEESKDIGLVYKRGFPNTQSGQGFATKNIIDFRTWSCAGMQGGDYISPLYLQNTESTQKNLKKSEKESLFDDEDIFQGKERIENFTPEFRSFVDSKYTWNLKDIKANPHLFLDSHTLTPEAILSYIYAVLFHKDYREKYIDFLKIDFPKIPFVESKEKFIALSKLGLELMSVHLMADNERERERTEINENESQYWANLAKTTSKSGIQTHIHSSHDNGDVLYLQQNQRRELHIPPLPLQHQAGKEDSMQRVNIALVCDRGCKLHKIDNMFITQNIIDLHLVGSGSYVFPLYLYNKESL; translated from the coding sequence GTGTTAGAAATTTTAAAAAACTACATAAAAAACATACAAAACTTAAGCTTTGATGATAACGAATACTCTTACAACAATTCCTTTCACTCTTTTATCAAGGAAAGTTCTTTAAAATTTAGTAAAAAACTTTCTTTAAGTGAGCAAAAAAGGCACAAAAGTATATTAATTCCTGATTACACCATATATAAAGATACTCTTATATCAGGGCTTATAGAGTTAAAAGCCGTTTCAAAAGACATAAAGGATATAGAAAAATTTTTTAAAGATGCAAAGGCAAAAGAGCAAATTTTTAAATACTTCGAACTTTGTAAAAACATCTTGCTAAGCGATTATTTAAATTTTCATCTTTTAAGCCTTGACGAGAAAAATAATTTACGAGTTTTACTATCTATAAATCTTTGTGAGCTTACAAATTTAAAAAATATAGCAAAATCTTTAAAGCAAAAAGAAGATTCAAGCTCCTTTTTTAAAGAATATGACTTAAAACAAAAGGCTAGGGAATTTGAAGATCTTTTTGAAATCTTTTTTAATAAAGAGCCAAGTTCTATAAATTCTGCCTCTGATTTTGCAAATGCTTTAGCTATTAGGACAAAAATGCTTAAAGAAAAGCTTTCGCAAAATACCAATAATAATGAGATAATCCAAATCTATAAAACATTTAACGATATCTTGTATAAAGGAATTTTAGATGATGATAAATTTGCTGATTCTTTTGCGCAGGTGATAACTTACGGCTTGTTTTTAGCTAGGCTAAATATAGATGAAAAAATAGAACTTGATAATGCAAAAAGATTTATACCTAAAAATTTTCCCCTCATAAAGTCTATGTTATCTTTCTTAGATAGTGAAAAATTAGACGAACTTGATATGGACATAAAATACATTATAAAAGATATTATTAATATTATAAATCATATAGATATAGGCTCTTTGGTAAGGGAGCTAAACAAAATTTCTCAAAAAGATTTATATGGTGAATATATACATAAAGACCCTTATATACATTTTTATGAAAGTTTTTTAAGCAAATATGATAAGGACTTAAGAAAGCTTAGAGGGGTTTATTACACCCCGACTCCCGTTGTCAAATTTATAGTAGATAGTATAGATTTGTCTTTAAAAAAACATTTAAATCAAGAAAAAGGTTTAGTAACAGCTCTTGATAGTGAAAAAATTACACTTTTAGACTTTGCCACAGGCACGGGAACTTTTTTGCTTGAAGCTTTTCGTAAGGTTTATGACGGTGTAAAAGATGAGATACCTAGCTCAAAAAGTCCTAAATTTGATGATTTTAAGAGATATTTTAAAAAGATTGTAAAAAATTTTAAAGGTTTTGAACTTTTGATAGCTCCCTATGTTATAGCACATTTAAAAATATCTCAGGTGTTTAAAGATGAATTTAACTTTGCTCTAGAAAATACAGATAAAAAAGAATATGAAATTTTAAATATAAAACTTACAAATACCCTACATTTTGATGACGATAAAAATAAACATCAAAATATTTTTTCTCAAATGTCAATATTAAAAGAGCTTTCAAATGAATTTTTAGAGGCTCAAAATGTGAAAGAAAAAGAAATTTTAATTATCACAGGCAACCCTCCTTATAGTGGTGCAAGCAGTAATAAAGGCTTATATGAAAAAGAAGTGCAAGTTGCCTATAAAAACCCAATGGAGACACCAAACAATCCAACAGCTATTCTAAAAAATAATAAAATAGAAAAAGAGAAAAATCCCAAATGGCTTTTAGATGATTATGTGAAATTTATCCGCTTTGCTGAAAGTAAAATTGAATCTCAAGAGGGCGGAATCTTTGCCTTTATCTCTAATAATAGCTTTTTAGACAACCCCACTTTTCGCGGTATGCGTTATCATCTCATGCAAAGCTTTGATACACTCTATATCCTAGATTTGCATGGCAATACACGCAAAAAAGAGCTATCACCTGATGGCAGCAAAGATGAGAATGTGTTTGACATAATGCAGGGCGTGAGCATTAATATCTTTATGAAAAATAGAAATTCACCTTTGGGTAATCACACAGAATCAAAAGAGCCATCCTGCCAAATCTATCACTATGACCTCTATGGCAAACGCAAAGACAAATACAACTTTTTGTATGAAAATAGCTTAGATTCTATCCCTTGGAATCGCCTAAACCCAAAACCACCCTTTTTTCTTTTTATCCCACAAAATGAGAGCTTAAGAGAGGAATACGACAAGGGCATAAGCGTTAAGGATATGTTTAGAATCTCAAGTGTGGGGGTTGTAACAGGAAAAGATTCTGTATTTATTGCCAATGATATGCAAACACTAAAAGAACAGATAATTAATTATTGCAATGAATTTGATGAAGAGTTAGCACAAGATATTGCCTATCGTCCATTTGATATTAGGAAAATTTACTACGATGTAGCAAAAATTGCAAGAGCTAGAAAGGAGGTTATGGAGCATTTCTTACAAGATTCTATGTCATTGCAAGGCGAAGCCGAAGAATCTAAAGATATAGGGTTAGTTTATAAGCGTGGTTTTCCAAACACGCAAAGTGGGCAAGGTTTTGCAACGAAAAATATTATAGATTTTAGAACTTGGTCTTGTGCTGGAATGCAAGGTGGCGACTATATCTCACCCCTTTATCTCCAAAATACAGAATCTACACAAAAAAATCTCAAAAAGAGTGAGAAAGAAAGTCTTTTTGATGATGAGGATATTTTCCAAGGCAAAGAGCGCATAGAGAATTTCACGCCAGAGTTTAGGTCCTTTGTAGATTCTAAATACACTTGGAATCTCAAGGACATAAAGGCAAATCCGCATTTGTTTTTAGATTCTCACACCCTCACACCCGAGGCGATTTTGAGCTATATCTATGCGGTGTTATTTCATAAAGACTACCGCGAAAAATACATAGACTTTCTTAAAATCGATTTTCCTAAAATCCCCTTTGTAGAATCCAAAGAGAAGTTTATAGCCCTAAGTAAGCTAGGCTTAGAGCTTATGAGTGTGCATTTGATGGCAGACAACGAGAGAGAGAGAGAGAGAACAGAAATTAATGAGAATGAATCGCAATATTGGGCTAATCTTGCCAAGACAACTAGTAAGTCAGGAATACAAACACACATTCATAGCTCACACGATAATGGAGATGTGCTATATCTCCAACAAAACCAAAGAAGGGAACTACATATTCCCCCTCTACCTCTACAACACCAAGCGGGCAAGGAAGATTCTATGCAAAGAGTAAATATCGCCCTTGTATGTGATAGAGGCTGCAAACTACATAAAATCGATAATATGTTCATCACGCAAAATATCATTGATTTACACCTAGTGGGAAGCGGAAGCTATGTCTTCCCGCTCTATCTTTATAATAAGGAAAGCTTATGA
- a CDS encoding outer membrane beta-barrel protein, whose product MLKKFLLIFICSLCLAEESSYFFGVDALDFRINEELSTSTLSYKNRDVKGHRMGILLGYKHFFNESFGFRIYGNFNYGSLIGEDILSKKGFFVKSANFLTHLDALYNFCKCYEHEVGLYTGISLGYINYDIREQGYINAFDSALSFGFRISFIGGHSFELYRRFGLPINASTYKFNHIKIHQADNTGIRYFLHF is encoded by the coding sequence ATGCTTAAAAAATTTCTACTTATTTTTATCTGCTCTCTTTGCTTGGCTGAGGAGAGCTCTTATTTTTTCGGCGTGGATGCTCTAGATTTTAGGATAAATGAAGAGCTTAGTACTTCTACCCTGTCCTATAAAAACCGAGATGTAAAAGGACATAGAATGGGCATCTTGCTTGGATATAAGCACTTTTTTAATGAAAGCTTTGGTTTTAGAATTTATGGAAATTTTAACTACGGCTCTTTAATCGGCGAGGATATACTTAGTAAAAAAGGCTTTTTTGTAAAAAGTGCAAATTTTTTAACTCATCTTGACGCCTTGTATAATTTTTGCAAATGCTATGAACACGAAGTGGGGCTTTACACAGGCATAAGTCTTGGCTATATAAATTATGATATAAGGGAGCAGGGCTACATAAATGCCTTTGATTCTGCCTTAAGTTTTGGCTTTAGAATTTCTTTCATAGGAGGACATAGTTTTGAGCTTTACAGACGATTTGGCTTACCTATAAATGCTTCTACATACAAATTTAATCACATAAAAATTCATCAAGCCGACAACACAGGCATTAGGTATTTTTTACATTTTTAG